CGAAGACTTCGGCGCCGGCTTCAACACCGTCGACTTCGTGCGCGACACGGAGAAGGCCCGCACACGCATCAACGGCTGGGTCGAGGACGAGACGAACGACCGCATCGAGAACCTGATACCACGCGGCGCGCTCGACTCGTCCACGGTGCTGGTCCTCGTCAACGCCATCTACTTCAAAGGTGACTGGAAGCAGAAGTTCGACGAGGAGGCGACGCGCGAGGCGCCGTTCATGTCACCGGGCGAGGCGACGACGGTCGACATGATGCACCGCGTGGACGACTACGGCTATCTCGCGGATGACGCGGCGCAGGTCCTCGAGCTCCCCTACCAGGGCGGTGACCTCGCCATGACCGTGATCCTCCCGACCGACGAATCGGACGGGGCGCTCGCCGCACTCGAGTCATCGCTGACACCGGAGCTCCTCGCGGACTGGTTCGCGGGCCTCAGCGAGAGGAAGGTCGACGTCTCACTCCCCCGCTTCACCATCCACTGGGGCACCGAGGAACTGGGCGACGACCTCAGGGCTCTCGGCATCGTCGAGGCCTTCAAGCCGGGCACCGCTGACTTCTCGGGGATCGCTGGGAACCGCGAGCTCTTCATCAGCAAGGTCCTCCACAAGGCGTTCGTCGACGTCAACGAGGAGGGCTCCGAGGCGGCCGCCGCCACAGCCGTCGGAATCGCAAGAACATCCATCCCGGAGCCGCCGCCCGTCTTCAGGGCCGACCGCCCGTTCCTCTTCCTCATCAGGGACCGCGGAACGGGGGCGATCCTCTTCATGGGTCGTCTGGCGTCCCCGTGACGCCCGCCGGGGATTGCGATGCATGAGAGATGAACGCTCAGTCGGCGGAGGCTCCACCTTGGCGCCGACAACGCGGGAAACTAACTTGACTGAGGACCACAAAAGGAGTATCCTCGCCGCTCGTTGGGGGGAGCGGCCCCGGCATTCAACGCCACATGATGTCTCGATCGGGCCCTCGGCCGGAGGACGAGAGGCCCCGCGGAACGCGTTCGTCATGAGCTTAC
The sequence above is drawn from the Candidatus Effluviviaceae Genus V sp. genome and encodes:
- a CDS encoding serpin family protein; translated protein: EDFGAGFNTVDFVRDTEKARTRINGWVEDETNDRIENLIPRGALDSSTVLVLVNAIYFKGDWKQKFDEEATREAPFMSPGEATTVDMMHRVDDYGYLADDAAQVLELPYQGGDLAMTVILPTDESDGALAALESSLTPELLADWFAGLSERKVDVSLPRFTIHWGTEELGDDLRALGIVEAFKPGTADFSGIAGNRELFISKVLHKAFVDVNEEGSEAAAATAVGIARTSIPEPPPVFRADRPFLFLIRDRGTGAILFMGRLASP